One Campylobacter concisus DNA segment encodes these proteins:
- a CDS encoding sodium-dependent transporter codes for MAKEQFSKIGYVLAVAGSAVGLGNAWKFPYMVGENGGSAFIILYLLITFLVGVPIFMAELSIGKLSESDSVNAFRKLAAKNKNLWQLVGILAMVTAAIISSYYIVIIGWVFKYFTLSFTGLPSDIDSSKVIFNDLLTHGLGEQTLYFVIAFAACFFILSKGVKSGIEKLNVWMMPSLFIMVLIMLFYSITMDGFVKSAEFLLIPDFSKISFNSLLLALGLAFWTLSLGMAAIITYSASLSDDTNLATSTLSIVFINIALAIMIGLVIFTFIFEFGATPSQGPGLVFISLPTLFAKLGAIGQILAVAFFAALIFAGITSAISIVEPFVFFLIREYGMSRKKALCIVGAGIFIVGFLCLLSNIENVGDKFMIFGKNFFDFLDFTASNILLPISGIGGAIFVGYFMKKDALYVLFSPYMSDFVFNTWYFLLRYVAPVCVLIIMINELLKVFNG; via the coding sequence ATGGCAAAAGAACAATTTTCTAAAATAGGCTATGTCTTAGCAGTCGCTGGATCGGCGGTCGGACTTGGTAATGCGTGGAAATTTCCATACATGGTTGGTGAAAACGGCGGTTCGGCGTTTATTATCCTATATCTTTTGATAACTTTTCTAGTTGGTGTGCCTATCTTTATGGCAGAGCTTAGTATCGGCAAGCTTAGCGAGAGCGACAGTGTAAATGCTTTTAGAAAGCTAGCAGCTAAAAATAAAAATTTATGGCAACTAGTTGGAATTTTAGCCATGGTGACAGCGGCCATCATCTCATCATACTATATCGTGATCATCGGCTGGGTCTTTAAATATTTCACGCTCTCATTTACTGGCCTCCCAAGCGATATAGATAGCTCAAAAGTGATATTTAACGATCTTTTGACGCATGGTCTTGGCGAGCAGACACTTTACTTTGTTATAGCATTTGCAGCTTGCTTTTTCATCCTGTCAAAAGGCGTAAAAAGCGGCATAGAGAAGCTAAATGTTTGGATGATGCCAAGCCTATTTATCATGGTTTTGATCATGCTTTTTTACTCTATAACGATGGATGGCTTTGTAAAATCAGCCGAGTTTTTACTCATCCCAGACTTTAGCAAAATTTCATTTAACTCACTCTTGCTTGCTCTTGGACTTGCATTTTGGACGCTATCTCTTGGTATGGCAGCGATCATTACTTATTCAGCTAGCCTAAGCGATGATACAAATTTAGCCACTTCAACGCTTAGTATCGTCTTCATAAATATCGCGCTTGCTATTATGATAGGTCTTGTTATTTTTACCTTTATATTTGAATTTGGCGCTACTCCGTCTCAAGGACCAGGTCTTGTCTTTATCTCGCTACCAACGCTATTTGCAAAGCTTGGCGCGATCGGTCAAATTTTGGCTGTAGCATTTTTTGCTGCACTTATCTTTGCTGGTATCACTTCAGCCATCTCCATCGTTGAGCCATTTGTCTTTTTCTTGATCAGAGAGTATGGCATGAGTAGGAAAAAAGCGCTTTGCATAGTTGGAGCTGGGATTTTCATAGTTGGATTTTTATGTCTTTTATCAAATATAGAAAATGTTGGCGATAAATTTATGATATTTGGTAAAAATTTCTTTGACTTCCTTGACTTTACTGCTTCAAATATCTTGCTACCAATTAGCGGTATCGGTGGAGCGATATTTGTAGGATATTTTATGAAAAAAGATGCTTTATATGTGCTATTTAGCCCATATATGAGTGATTTTGTATTTAATACATGGTATTTTTTACTAAGATATGTAGCACCAGTTTGTGTGCTCATCATCATGATAAATGAACTATTAAAGGTTTTTAATGGATAA
- a CDS encoding sodium-dependent transporter, which produces MAERFSKIGFILSIIGAAIGLGNAWKFPYMVGSNGGSAFILIYLFFAFAVGLSIFFAEMAMGKISRLDTVGAFKSLATKGASSWKFAGIIMVTGLFIASFYTLIIGWVLKYVILSLSELPKDIASSETLFVNFTSNGIGEQILYFSIAFFAYFFILTKGVKSGIERINVYLIPALFILLLLMLGYSFGMEGFDKAAKFLLVPDFSKIDQAAVLNALGLAFFTMCVGIGCILTYSSSLSDDTNLFTSSLYVVFANIIISVIIGLIVFTFTFEFGSEPSKGAGLAFISLPTLFAKLGLLGNFLAFTFFISLFFAGITSVISMVEPFIFFLSKSLNFSRNKSILIVACVVYILGILCALSGTNEFKDVLTFFGKSFFDLLDYLSSNIMLPLGGILFAIFVGYFVKFELLKELFLPYMGKVVFNIWYFLIRFVAPLLVLVVLIREIS; this is translated from the coding sequence ATGGCAGAGAGATTTAGTAAAATTGGCTTTATCCTTTCTATAATTGGAGCGGCTATTGGCCTTGGTAATGCTTGGAAATTTCCATACATGGTTGGCAGTAACGGCGGTTCGGCATTTATCCTTATATATCTATTTTTTGCCTTTGCTGTTGGTCTTAGCATATTTTTTGCTGAGATGGCGATGGGTAAAATTTCACGCCTTGATACGGTTGGAGCGTTTAAATCTCTAGCTACAAAAGGGGCAAGCTCTTGGAAATTTGCCGGTATTATCATGGTGACTGGGCTATTTATCGCATCTTTTTACACACTCATCATTGGCTGGGTTTTAAAATACGTCATTTTAAGTCTTAGCGAGCTACCTAAAGATATCGCAAGTTCAGAGACGCTTTTTGTAAATTTCACCTCAAATGGCATAGGAGAGCAAATTTTATACTTTAGTATCGCATTTTTTGCCTACTTTTTCATCCTTACAAAAGGCGTAAAAAGCGGCATAGAGCGCATAAATGTCTATCTCATACCAGCTCTTTTTATCTTGCTTTTGCTTATGCTTGGCTACTCTTTTGGCATGGAGGGCTTTGATAAAGCGGCTAAATTTCTACTAGTGCCCGATTTTTCAAAGATAGATCAAGCAGCTGTTTTAAACGCTCTTGGACTTGCTTTTTTTACGATGTGCGTTGGCATTGGCTGCATACTTACTTACTCATCAAGTCTAAGCGACGATACAAATTTATTTACCTCATCGCTCTATGTCGTCTTTGCAAATATCATAATAAGCGTCATCATCGGCCTTATCGTCTTTACATTTACATTTGAGTTTGGCTCAGAGCCATCAAAAGGCGCAGGGCTTGCTTTCATATCGCTACCAACGCTATTTGCTAAGCTTGGCTTGCTTGGAAATTTCTTGGCATTTACATTTTTTATATCGCTATTTTTTGCTGGCATCACCTCGGTTATCTCGATGGTTGAACCGTTTATATTTTTCTTAAGCAAAAGCCTAAATTTTAGTAGAAACAAATCGATCCTAATCGTCGCTTGCGTGGTTTATATTTTAGGAATTTTATGCGCATTAAGTGGCACAAACGAATTTAAAGATGTACTTACATTTTTTGGTAAGAGCTTTTTTGACCTGCTTGATTATCTCAGCTCAAACATCATGCTCCCGCTTGGTGGCATCTTGTTTGCTATCTTTGTTGGATACTTTGTAAAATTTGAGCTTTTAAAAGAGCTATTTTTGCCTTATATGGGCAAGGTTGTATTTAACATTTGGTATTTTTTAATTAGATTTGTGGCTCCACTTTTAGTTCTGGTGGTGTTAATAAGGGAGATCTCATAA
- a CDS encoding sodium-dependent transporter, which produces MNEKFSKIGFVLAMAGSAVGLGNAWKFPTMVGNNGGSAFIILYLLLTFAIAFVAFLAELSIGKLGESDIVSSLYKLAPKNKKAWSLSGFFMIGAILIASFYMVVIGWILKYIYLSFSPLLADSKAAGEQFNTLLSNDLSSAVLCFSLVFLMVFFAVSKGVKSGIEKLNIWMMPSLFVLLVCMLFYALSMGDGFVKAAKFLFVPNFSAITPDVILQALGLAFFSLSMGVGVIPTYAANLPERTNLIKSTLSIIFINILIGIMMGLVVFTFIFAYGADSTASGPGLIFISLVTLFAKLGIVGNVMAVAFFVSLLFAGITSAVSMIEPFAYYLVRKFEISRKMALLYIGAFVYILGIFCILSYYSDTSSAFSVCGKPFFDALDFLTSNIMMPIGAIVFSFFVGYKLKKESLYLLFGDFMGRAFFEIWYFFLRYVVPVAICAIMIYQMAGK; this is translated from the coding sequence ATGAACGAAAAATTTTCAAAGATAGGCTTTGTTCTTGCGATGGCTGGTTCTGCTGTGGGTCTTGGCAATGCCTGGAAATTTCCTACAATGGTGGGAAATAACGGCGGTTCGGCATTTATAATTTTATACTTGCTTCTTACTTTTGCTATCGCGTTTGTGGCATTTTTAGCGGAGCTTAGCATTGGCAAACTTGGCGAAAGCGACATCGTAAGCTCTCTTTACAAACTCGCTCCAAAAAATAAAAAAGCGTGGTCTCTCTCTGGCTTTTTCATGATCGGAGCGATACTTATAGCTTCATTTTATATGGTTGTTATTGGCTGGATATTAAAGTATATATATCTTAGTTTTTCGCCGCTTTTAGCAGACTCAAAAGCAGCAGGTGAGCAGTTTAACACACTTTTATCAAATGATTTAAGCAGCGCTGTGCTTTGCTTTAGTTTGGTTTTTTTAATGGTATTTTTTGCCGTTTCAAAAGGCGTAAAAAGTGGCATCGAAAAGCTAAATATATGGATGATGCCAAGCCTTTTTGTCTTGCTAGTTTGCATGCTTTTTTACGCACTTAGCATGGGTGATGGCTTTGTTAAGGCGGCTAAATTTTTATTTGTACCAAATTTTAGTGCGATCACGCCAGATGTTATCTTGCAGGCTCTAGGCCTTGCGTTTTTCTCGCTATCTATGGGTGTTGGCGTCATACCGACATACGCTGCAAATTTACCAGAGCGCACAAATTTAATAAAATCAACGCTCTCGATCATCTTTATAAACATCTTAATAGGCATTATGATGGGGCTTGTCGTATTTACATTTATATTTGCTTATGGGGCTGATAGCACGGCAAGTGGTCCAGGTCTTATCTTTATCTCGCTTGTCACGCTTTTTGCAAAGCTTGGCATCGTTGGCAACGTCATGGCAGTCGCATTTTTTGTATCGCTATTGTTTGCTGGCATCACAAGCGCGGTTTCGATGATCGAGCCTTTTGCTTATTATTTGGTTAGAAAATTTGAAATTTCAAGAAAGATGGCGCTTCTTTACATCGGCGCCTTTGTCTATATCCTAGGCATCTTTTGCATACTTTCATATTATTCAGACACATCAAGTGCTTTTAGCGTTTGTGGCAAGCCATTTTTTGACGCGCTTGACTTTCTCACATCAAATATCATGATGCCAATAGGCGCTATCGTATTTAGCTTTTTTGTTGGCTATAAGCTTAAAAAAGAGAGTTTGTATCTGCTTTTTGGCGATTTTATGGGAAGAGCTTTTTTTGAAATTTGGTACTTTTTCTTAAGATATGTCGTGCCAGTTGCCATTTGTGCGATAATGATCTATCAGATGGCAGGTAAATAA
- a CDS encoding F0F1 ATP synthase subunit C, with amino-acid sequence MKKIVFLILGLAAFAFGADGEMIRSYSVIAGGIGLGLAALGGAIGMGNTAAATISGTARNPGVGSKLMTTMFIALAMIEAQVIYALVITLIVLYANPMLG; translated from the coding sequence ATGAAAAAGATCGTGTTTTTAATTCTTGGTCTTGCTGCATTCGCATTTGGCGCTGACGGCGAGATGATCAGATCATATTCAGTTATCGCTGGCGGTATCGGCCTTGGCCTTGCAGCTCTTGGCGGTGCTATAGGTATGGGTAACACAGCTGCTGCAACTATCAGCGGAACAGCTAGAAACCCAGGTGTAGGTAGCAAACTTATGACTACAATGTTTATTGCTCTTGCGATGATCGAAGCACAAGTTATCTACGCACTTGTTATTACACTTATCGTTCTTTACGCAAACCCAATGCTTGGCTAA
- a CDS encoding VIT1/CCC1 transporter family protein: MLDKKRALKQLQNEADDAAIYSLLEASEKVEENKKILRKLITEERRHYAFCQKITGESRSANLFKVIFYTILVKIFGTSFTLKFMESREENAEKFYLNIVDEYPEARDIYEEEMKHENSLISMLKDTKLVNAGGIVLGMNDALVELTGTLSGIALAFSNTKSVGATGLIMGVAAALSMAGSAYLESKENPSEEIKPLTYSLYTGGSYIITTAFLILPFFIFTSGLYAVLSMFFFALVAIITYNFYISVAKELKFLPRVIEMCVITFGVAIISFGIGFLVKHYFGLDV; this comes from the coding sequence ATGTTAGATAAAAAACGTGCTTTAAAACAATTACAAAATGAAGCAGATGATGCTGCTATATACTCTCTTCTTGAAGCTAGCGAAAAAGTCGAAGAGAATAAAAAAATACTTCGCAAATTAATCACCGAAGAGAGACGCCACTATGCTTTTTGTCAAAAGATAACTGGCGAAAGCAGAAGCGCAAATTTATTCAAAGTCATCTTCTATACGATACTTGTTAAAATTTTTGGTACCTCTTTTACTCTGAAATTTATGGAGTCACGCGAAGAAAATGCAGAGAAATTTTATCTTAACATCGTAGATGAATATCCTGAAGCTCGTGATATTTACGAAGAGGAGATGAAGCACGAAAATAGTCTAATCTCCATGTTAAAAGACACAAAGCTCGTAAATGCTGGTGGTATCGTGCTTGGCATGAATGATGCTTTAGTTGAGCTAACAGGCACACTTAGCGGCATCGCGCTTGCATTTTCAAATACAAAATCAGTTGGCGCAACAGGCCTTATCATGGGCGTGGCAGCTGCACTCTCTATGGCTGGCTCAGCATATCTCGAGTCAAAAGAAAATCCAAGCGAAGAGATCAAACCACTTACCTACTCGCTCTACACAGGCGGTTCATACATCATAACAACGGCATTTTTGATACTTCCATTTTTTATCTTTACAAGCGGTCTTTACGCCGTCTTGTCGATGTTTTTCTTTGCGCTAGTTGCTATCATCACTTACAACTTTTATATAAGCGTGGCAAAGGAGCTTAAATTTTTACCAAGAGTGATTGAGATGTGCGTGATAACTTTTGGTGTTGCGATCATATCTTTTGGCATCGGCTTTTTAGTCAAACACTATTTTGGACTTGATGTCTAA
- the ribD gene encoding bifunctional diaminohydroxyphosphoribosylaminopyrimidine deaminase/5-amino-6-(5-phosphoribosylamino)uracil reductase RibD, with product MNDEFYMDLALSKAWKFQILTYPNPAVGCLVLDENGQILSCNAHEKAGYLHAEPTAILFALCKKSEKFKDDFIKAYNAKFSSKIKEGEFGLLEPKFTYKFILKNHSNLLKNAKAYVTLEPCSHHGKTPPCANLLKELGFSEVIIGSHDENKIASGGANLLQSAGVNVKFGVLKERCDKLLEPFLAYQNGGFSFLKIAISKNGVASGGIITNELSRTHVHKLRSVIDTLVIGGNTVRTDRPRLDTRLIKNGKNPDVIIYSRSDKFDETLPLFSVPDRKVSIQKELDLKGLCMFEGAGEFLKLAKEGKLANVKWLLIYQSSNFKIGENLRLDLNLKPLFSGNFGDDSYTWYEI from the coding sequence ATGAACGACGAATTTTACATGGATCTTGCTTTAAGCAAGGCTTGGAAATTTCAGATCCTGACCTATCCAAATCCAGCCGTTGGGTGCCTTGTCCTTGATGAAAATGGGCAAATTTTATCTTGCAATGCTCATGAAAAGGCTGGATATTTACACGCTGAACCGACAGCGATACTTTTTGCGCTTTGCAAAAAAAGTGAAAAATTTAAAGATGATTTTATAAAAGCGTATAACGCTAAATTTAGCTCTAAGATAAAAGAGGGCGAATTTGGCCTTTTAGAGCCAAAATTTACCTATAAATTTATACTAAAAAACCACTCAAATTTACTAAAAAATGCAAAAGCCTATGTCACTCTTGAGCCTTGCTCGCATCACGGTAAAACGCCACCTTGTGCAAATTTGCTAAAAGAGCTTGGCTTTAGCGAGGTCATAATTGGCAGCCACGATGAAAATAAAATAGCAAGTGGTGGCGCTAATTTGCTTCAGAGTGCGGGAGTGAATGTTAAATTTGGCGTTTTAAAAGAGCGCTGCGATAAGCTGCTTGAGCCATTTTTGGCATATCAAAATGGTGGATTTAGCTTTTTAAAAATCGCCATTAGTAAAAACGGCGTGGCAAGTGGGGGCATCATCACAAATGAGCTTAGCCGCACGCATGTGCATAAACTAAGAAGCGTCATAGATACGTTGGTGATCGGTGGTAACACAGTGCGGACAGACCGACCAAGGCTCGATACCAGACTTATAAAAAATGGCAAAAACCCAGATGTCATAATCTACTCAAGAAGCGATAAATTTGATGAAACATTGCCACTTTTTAGCGTGCCAGATCGCAAAGTTAGCATTCAAAAAGAGCTTGATCTAAAAGGACTTTGCATGTTTGAAGGAGCTGGCGAGTTTTTAAAACTTGCAAAAGAGGGCAAGCTAGCAAATGTAAAATGGCTACTTATCTATCAAAGCTCAAATTTCAAAATTGGTGAAAATTTAAGGCTTGATCTAAATTTAAAACCACTTTTTAGTGGGAATTTTGGGGACGATAGTTACACTTGGTATGAAATTTAG
- a CDS encoding formate--tetrahydrofolate ligase, protein MLSDIEITHQTKLEHISKVAAKLGLNEDELELYGKFKAKISPRLEPSNSKLILVTATNPTPYGEGKTTMSIGLADALNSLNKKVCLALREPSLGPVFGIKGGAAGGGYSQLAPMEDLNLHFTGDFHAITSANNLISAMIDNSLYQENPLKIEKILWKRCMDMNDRALRFITVGQGGRTDGVPREDGFNITAASEIMAVLCLATSLSDLKERVANIMVAYDSDKKPIYVRDLGCEDAVCILLKDAIKPNLFQTLEHTPTLVHGGPFANIAHGCNSVIATKTALNLADYVITEAGFGSELGAEKFLDIKCRIADIKPSAVVLVSTIRSLKYNGEANKDEITKPDMNALKKGIENLGGHIENLKGKFGQNVVVALNKFGFDTDEEINFVKEYCRELGVEVAVCENFLKGGKGALELAQLVLKACDKPSKINFTYEMSDDTKTKIEKVAKEIYGAGEVVFEEAALKKLEMIKELNLSHLPVCIAKTQYSFSDDAKLLGRAKGFTFSVKDLDIRTGAGFIVAVCGKIMLMPGLPKVPAAVNMRIDADGKIDGLS, encoded by the coding sequence ATGCTAAGCGACATCGAGATAACTCACCAAACGAAACTTGAACACATCAGTAAAGTTGCCGCAAAATTAGGCTTAAACGAAGACGAGCTTGAGCTTTACGGCAAATTTAAGGCCAAAATTTCTCCTAGACTTGAGCCATCAAACTCAAAGCTCATCTTAGTCACCGCGACTAACCCAACCCCATACGGCGAGGGCAAAACGACTATGTCAATAGGTCTTGCTGACGCACTAAATTCACTTAATAAAAAGGTTTGCCTAGCACTTCGCGAGCCATCTTTGGGACCAGTTTTTGGCATAAAGGGCGGAGCAGCAGGTGGTGGCTACTCGCAGCTTGCGCCGATGGAGGATCTAAATTTACACTTCACTGGCGATTTTCACGCGATAACATCGGCAAATAACCTCATTTCTGCCATGATAGATAATAGCCTCTATCAAGAAAACCCACTAAAAATAGAGAAAATTTTATGGAAGCGCTGTATGGATATGAACGACCGTGCGCTTAGATTTATCACTGTGGGTCAGGGCGGCAGAACGGATGGCGTGCCAAGAGAAGATGGCTTTAACATCACCGCCGCAAGCGAGATCATGGCTGTGCTTTGTCTAGCCACAAGCCTTTCTGATCTAAAAGAGCGCGTGGCAAACATCATGGTTGCTTACGATAGCGATAAAAAGCCTATCTATGTGCGTGATCTAGGCTGCGAAGATGCTGTTTGCATACTTTTAAAAGATGCGATCAAGCCAAATTTATTTCAAACACTAGAGCACACACCTACGCTCGTGCATGGCGGCCCATTTGCAAACATCGCACACGGCTGCAACTCAGTCATCGCAACAAAAACAGCTCTAAATTTAGCTGACTACGTCATAACAGAAGCTGGCTTTGGCTCGGAGCTTGGCGCGGAGAAATTTTTAGATATAAAATGCAGGATCGCTGACATCAAACCAAGCGCTGTGGTGCTTGTAAGCACGATCAGATCGCTAAAATATAACGGCGAAGCAAATAAAGACGAGATCACAAAACCAGATATGAATGCCCTTAAAAAAGGTATCGAAAACCTTGGCGGCCACATCGAAAATTTAAAAGGTAAATTTGGTCAAAACGTGGTTGTGGCGCTTAATAAATTTGGCTTTGACACCGATGAAGAGATAAATTTCGTAAAAGAGTACTGCCGTGAGCTTGGCGTAGAAGTGGCAGTTTGCGAGAATTTCTTAAAAGGTGGCAAAGGTGCACTTGAGCTTGCCCAGCTAGTTTTAAAAGCGTGCGATAAGCCAAGTAAGATAAATTTCACCTACGAGATGAGCGACGATACGAAAACCAAAATAGAAAAGGTTGCTAAGGAAATTTATGGAGCTGGCGAGGTGGTCTTTGAAGAGGCCGCTCTTAAAAAGCTTGAGATGATAAAAGAGCTAAATTTGAGCCATTTGCCAGTTTGTATCGCAAAAACTCAGTATTCATTTAGTGATGATGCGAAGCTTTTGGGCAGGGCAAAGGGCTTTACATTTAGCGTAAAAGACCTTGACATTAGAACGGGAGCTGGCTTTATCGTCGCGGTTTGCGGTAAGATCATGCTAATGCCAGGACTTCCAAAAGTACCAGCTGCGGTCAATATGAGGATAGACGCAGACGGCAAGATCGACGGCTTGTCGTAA
- the rimP gene encoding ribosome maturation factor RimP, whose translation MDNLDKLVRECGVELYDSEIANENGRAIFRVYITKDGGVSLDDCEKVSRLLSPIFDVTPPVSGDYNLEVSSPGLERKLSKPSHFKASVGELVKVQTEAEKFAGRLVKADEESIAVENEEGIFEINISEIKKAKTYLEW comes from the coding sequence ATGGATAATTTAGACAAATTAGTACGCGAATGCGGTGTAGAGCTTTACGACAGCGAGATCGCAAATGAAAATGGCAGGGCTATTTTTAGAGTTTATATCACAAAAGATGGCGGAGTGAGCCTTGATGACTGCGAAAAAGTGAGCCGTCTGCTCTCGCCTATTTTTGACGTGACACCGCCAGTTAGTGGGGATTATAACCTTGAGGTTAGCTCACCTGGTCTTGAGAGAAAGCTTAGCAAGCCTTCACACTTTAAAGCGAGCGTTGGAGAGCTAGTTAAAGTTCAAACCGAGGCTGAGAAATTTGCAGGAAGGCTCGTAAAAGCGGACGAAGAGAGCATCGCAGTAGAAAACGAAGAGGGAATTTTTGAGATCAACATCAGTGAGATAAAAAAAGCAAAAACATATTTGGAGTGGTAA
- the rbfA gene encoding 30S ribosome-binding factor RbfA, whose protein sequence is MNANEIKRMRTESVLKELIPEALATLEDSILKGLCVTDVECKKGRYDAFVYLDKMMFDEREQEYILGHLKRVCRHLQNHCMAAEGWYRCPNFHFKFDDRLEYQNHMDKLFDKISKDLNKNG, encoded by the coding sequence ATGAACGCTAACGAAATAAAGCGTATGAGAACAGAGAGCGTGCTAAAAGAGCTCATACCAGAGGCTCTAGCCACTCTTGAAGATAGCATTTTAAAAGGTCTTTGTGTCACTGACGTCGAGTGCAAAAAGGGCAGATACGACGCCTTTGTCTATCTTGATAAGATGATGTTTGACGAGCGCGAGCAAGAGTATATTTTGGGGCATTTAAAGCGAGTTTGCAGGCATTTGCAAAACCACTGCATGGCTGCTGAGGGCTGGTATAGATGTCCAAATTTTCACTTTAAATTTGACGATAGATTAGAGTATCAAAACCATATGGATAAGTTGTTTGATAAAATTTCAAAGGATTTAAACAAAAATGGATAA